From the genome of Labeo rohita strain BAU-BD-2019 unplaced genomic scaffold, IGBB_LRoh.1.0 scaffold_1966, whole genome shotgun sequence, one region includes:
- the LOC127159182 gene encoding parapinopsin: MEPTEMGIIASESAIPSSAVNGAIMPRMGYTILAVIIGFFSVFGIILNMTVIVVTFKHRQLRQPLNFALVNLAVADLGCATFGGLPTMVTNAMGYFSLGRVGCVLEGFAVAFFGIAGLCSVAIIAVERCMVVCRPVGSVTFQTRHAVAGVVIAWVWSFLWNTPPLFGWGRYELEGVQTSCAPDWYSRDLANVSYIMCYFLLCFALPFSVIVISYTRLLWTLRQVSKLKMSEGGSTARAETQVACMVVVMVMAFLLTWLPYAAFALSVILDPNLYIDPVIASVPMYLAKSSTVFNPIIYIFMNRQ, encoded by the exons ATGGAGCCAACTGAAATGGGCATTATTGCATCAGAAAGCGCTATTCCAAGCAGCGCAGTGAATGGTGCCATCATGCCGAGGATGGGCTACACTATTCTGGCGGTTATTATTggtttcttctctgtttttggCATCATATTGAACATGACCGTGATCGTGGTGACTTTCAAGCACAGGCAGCTGCGGCAGCCTCTGAACTTCGCCCTGGTCAACCTAGCTGTGGCTGATCTTGGTTGTGCAACATTTGGTGGGCTGCCAACGATGGTGACCAATGCTATGGGGTACTTCAGCCTGGGCAGGGTGGGATGCGTGCTAGAAGGTTTTGCCGTGGCCTTCTTTG GTATTGCTGGTCTGTGCTCAGTTGCAATCATTGCAGTTGAGCGATGCATGGTGGTCTGCAGACCAGTGGGTTCAGTCACGTTCCAGACCAGACATGCAGTCGCAGGAGTCGTCATCGCCTGGGTCTGGTCGTTCCTGTGGAACACGCCACCACTTTTTGGATGGGGCAGATATGAGCTGGAGGGCGTGCAGACGTCTTGTGCACCAGACTGGTACAGCAGAGATTTGGCCAACGTCTCCTACATCATGTGTTACTTTCTTCTCTGTTTTGCACTGCCTTTCTCTGTCATTGTCATCTCATACACTCGCCTCCTATGGACCTTACGGCAG GTGTCCAAATTGAAAATGTCAGAGGGAGGAAGCACTGCCAGGGCAGAAACCCAGGTGGCCTGTATGGTGGTTGTCATGGTGATGGCCTTCCTGCTCACCTGGCTGCCCTATGCCGCATTTGCACTGTCTGTGATCTTAGACCCGAACCTTTACATTGACCCAGTGATCGCCTCCGTTCCCATGTATCTGGCCAAGAGCAGCACAGTTTTCAACCCTATAATCTACATATTCATGAACAGACAG